In Pseudomonas flavescens, the sequence AGAAACGCACTGCTTCGCCAGGGCGGTTGGCTGGGTATTTCGAAAGACGCCTGCAGCAGATAGGAATCAGGGTATCGGGAGCTGCCGAACCTGAGCGGATTGCCGAATCCATCGAAGATCATTAGCCTGCGCTTTTTGCCCGGGCCGGGTGGCCCTGGCCAACACGATGGATCACGGTATGAGCGAGCAGGTCGAAAACATCACCTATTACCTGGAGATGCACAGCCCCGAACAGGTGCGCGCCAAGCCCATGCCTGACGACCTGCAGGTGGTCGAGTGCCGCATCAAGCAGTTCCAGCTCAACCGCTTTCTCTACCAGTTGGTGGGCGGGCCCTGGGAGTGGACGGACAAGCTGTCCTGGTCGGATGCGCAGTGGCGCGAGCTGGTCGAGACTGACACTCATCGTACTTGGGTGGCCTACCACCAAGGCGCTATCGCCGGTTACTACGAGTTGCAGCGTGACGCCGACGGCTCGGTGGAGATTCTCTATTTCGGTCTCGCCGAAGCGTTTTTCGGTCAGGGTTTCGGCGGCCCGCTGCTGACCCACGCGCTGCAATCCGCCTGGGCCTGGCCCGGTACCCGGCGAGTCTGGGTGCACACCTGCACCTTCGATCACCCCAGCGCCCTGGCCAACTATCAGGCCCGTGGGTTGCAGCTGTATCGCCAGGAAGTCGAAGGCTGAGGGGCGTTTCAGCTCAAGCGGATCAGATAACTCGGTAGTGCCGGCTCCGGTAATACCGACAGCACCTTGAGGCGTTGCAGGGTGCGCTCGCGGGCGCAGCTCAGGTGATGGCGCAGGGCGTTGGCGGCGCGGTCGATATCCTTGGCCAGCAGCGCCTCGATCACCTGATGGTGTTCGTCGAGCATCGCTTCGTCCAGGCTTCTGCGCAAGGCGCCGTGGAGGATGCGGCCGATGTTCATCTGGCTCTGGCATTGGCGTATCAGCGAAGCCATCTTTTGATTGCGCAGGCCGGCCAGGCACTCGACGTGCAGGTCGTGTTCGATGCGTTCGATGGTGGCGCGCTCGGCGCCGTTGCTGGCCTGGCGGGCGCGCTCGATGCGCTCGAGCATGCCGTGCAGTGCATCTTGGCTCAGACCTGGAGCGCTCTGCCTCAGCGCCTGCGGTTCGAGCAGGCCGCGCAGTTCGTAGTCGTCGATCACCGATTGCGCCGTGAGCGGGCCGGCCAGCCATTGCGAGTAGGGTTCCTTTTCCACCAGGCCACGGTCGCGCAGGCGCATCAGCGCTTCGCGGACCACGCTGCGACTGACGTTCAGGTGCTCGGCCGCCAGTTGCTCGTCCAGCCGGTAGTGACCGAAGACCATGAAGGTGCCAACGCTGGCGGCGAGGTCTTCATAAGCACGTTCACCCAATGGTCGTACGTCGATCAGTTCATCTTCCGTTTCCAGGCCCAATAGCTGGCGTGTCAGCGGTGTGCGCAGTGGTTCGACGGCTGCGTCGTGCGGGTTGACCAGATAGCCGCGGCCTTCGAAACGGCAGATCAGGCCTTCGTCATGCAGCAGGTTAAGCGCCTGCCGTACCGGTACGCGGCTGGTGCCGAACAGCTGCGCCAGCGGGGCTTCGACCAGCACCAGGCCAGGGGCTGCACGTCCCTGAGTGATGGAGGCGCGCAGGGTGTCGCGGATCATTTCGTAGCGCGAGACCGCAAGGGATTCTTCCTGAGGGGCGCTTGCTGCGGGCATACCGGGTTTCCGGGGACGAGTACGAGGTGGCGATTCTCTCACAGGTTCAGCCCTCCCGATTACCTCGATGGCGGTGCTCCAAAAGGAAGCATCTTGGAACCCAGCGTTACTTTTTTGCACAAAAATGGATCTTTTAAATTTATATCCGTTATTTGTTTTGGCAACCTTCGGTCCCGCGCTTGACGGGCTCTTGAAGTGTTTTTGAAAGATTGGCATGAAGGCTGCTTTTGTAAACGTACTTTTTTGTATATGTACGTTTTGAGGTTTCCATGCCCGGTCCATCCCGCGCTCTCGAACTCGCCCAGGCTTATGCTGCGGGCTCGACCGACCCCGTCGAGGTGCTCGAGGCCGCGTTGGCGAAAGCTGCCGAGCTGCCGGCGGCATTCATCTCGCTGAGCGCCGAGCGTGGCCGTCGCGAAGCGCTGGCGTCACGGTCACGCTGGCGGGCCGGGCAAGCGCTGTCGGTGTTGGACGGTGTGCCCTTCGCCTGGAAGGATTTGTTCGATGTGGCCGGCAGCGTGACCACCGCCGGCTCGGCGACCCGCCGCGAGCTGGCGCCAGCCACCGCTGACGCTGCCCTGGTTGGCGCGCTCACCAGGGCTGGCCTGGTCAATCTGGGCAAGACCAACCTCAGTGAGTTCGCTTATTCCGGGCTCGGCCTCAATCCGCATTTCGGTACGCCGATCAACCCATTCAGCGGGCACGAGCCCCGTGTTCCCGGTGGCTCGTCGAGTGGTTCTGCGGTTGCCGTGGCCGCGGGTGTGGTGCCGCTGGCGATGGGCACCGACACGGCAGGGTCGATTCGTGTCCCGGCGGCTTTCAACGGCTTGGTCGGTTACCGCAGCAGCCGACGCCGTTACGCCTTCGACGGTGTATTTCCCCTGGCTCGCTCTCTGGATGCCCTTGGCCCACTGGCGCGCACTGTCGAGGACGTCGTGGCAGTGGACAGCCTGCTGCGTGGTGGCCCGGTGTCGCGTCGCTCAACCGCGTGTTCATTGTTTGGCGTGCGTGTGTACGTCGACCCGGCCTGGGTCGACGATTCGCGCGTACAGCCAGCGGTCAGGCAGAACCTGGAGCGCGCGCTGGAGCGCTTGGCCTGCGCCGGTGCCGTGGTCGAACGCAAACCCATCAAGGCCATGCGCGAGGCGCTGGCGATGATCGAGCGCGGCGACTGGGTCGGTTCCGCAGAGGCCTTTGCCCTGCACGAGAGCCTGCTCGACAGCGCCGACGCCAAGCGTCTCGACCCGCGCGTGCGCAAGCGGCTCGAAGGGGCGCGCTCGATCCCGGCCAGCCACCAGATACGCCTTTACCAACAGGGTGAAAGCCTGCGCAGGCAACTCGTCGATGAGCTGGATGGAGCCTTCGTGATCACGCCGACCGTCGCTCATGTGGCCCCGCTGCTGGTGCCTCTGGAAGCCGACGAGGCGTTGTTCGTTGCCACCAACCTGGCCACTCTGCGCCTGACCATGCCCGGCAGCCTGCTCGACATGCCCGCGGTTGCCTTGCCTAGCGGTGTCGATGAGCACGGCTTGCCCACCAGCCTGCTGCTTGCAGCGCCCAGCGCCGCGGACGACCTGTTGCTGCGTGCGGCGCTGGCTGTCGAGGCTGCCTTGCTGCCCTGAATTCGCTTGGGCGAGCAGCGGGGCCCGGCCCGCTTGCACGTCGCTCACCGATCCGGGTCAAGAGGATTCAACGATGGCAAAAGAAATATTCGTCTCCATCGGCGTTGACGTGGATGCGGTCGCCGGCTGGCTCGGCTCCTACGGCGGTGAGGATTCCCCGGACGACATCTCCCGTGGCTTGTTCGCAGGTGAAGTGGGGGCACCGCGCCTGCTCAAACTGTTCGAGAAGTACGGTTTGCGTACCACCTGGTTCATTCCCGGTCATTCGGTCGAAACCTTTCCCGAGCAGATGAAGGCGGTGGCCGATGCAGGCCATGAGATCGGCATCCACGGTTACAGCCACGAAAATCCGATCGCCATGACGGCGGAGCAGGAGGAGATCGTTCTCGACAAGTCCATCGAGCTGATCACGGCACTGGCCGGCAAGCGTCCTACCGGGTACGTCGCGCCCTGGTGGGAATTCAGCAACGTGACCAACGAGCTGCTGCTCAAGAAAGGCATCAAGTACGACCATAGCCTGATGCACAACGACTTCCATCCCTACTACGTGAGGGTTGGCGATCGCTGGACCAAGATCGACTACAGCCAGCATCCGGATACCTGGATGAAGCCGCTGGTGCGTGGTGAGGAAACCAGCCTGGTGGAGATTCCGGCCAACTGGTACCTCGATGACCTGCCGCCAATGATGTTCATCAAGAAGGCGCCGAACAGCCATGGCTTCGTCAACCCGCGTCATCTCGAGGAGATGTGGCGCGACCAGTTCGACTGGGTCTACCGCGAGCACGACTACGCGGTGTTCCCGATCACCATCCACCCCGACGTGTCCGGTCGTCCGCAGGTGCTGTTGATGCTCGAGCGCCTTATCGAGCACATCAAAGGCCATGAAGGTGTGCACTTCGTGACCATGGACGAAATCGCCGATGACTTCCTGCGTCGCCAGCCGCACAAGCGCTGACGCCTAGCCCCTGATGAGTATGCCGACATGACAACAACGCATGCCGCAACACCGACCCACGTCAAAGAATCCGGCACCTGGAAACCGGTGCAGCTCTCGTCCAGAGATGTCACCTATTCGACCTGGATCGCTTTCTTCGCCTGGGTTTTCGCAGTCTATGACTTCATCCTGTTCGGCACGTTGTTGCCGGTCATGGGCGGGCACTTCAACTGGAGCGAGGCCGAGCAGGCCAAGATAGCCACCTGGGTCGCTCTGGGCGGCGCCATCGTCGCTTTCGGCATCGGCCCGCTGGTCGACCGCATCGGTCGCCGTGGCGGCATCATGGTCACGATTGGCGGAACGGCGATTTGCTCGGCGCTGACCGCCGTCTGCGCCGGCATGGGCAAGGTGCCGTTGATTCTGGTGCGCTCGGTGGCGGGCCTGGGTTATGCCGAGGAAGCCGTCAACGCCACTTACCTGACCGAAGTGTATGCCGCGTCCACTGATCCGAAGCTGATCAAGCGCCGTGGTTTCATCTACAGCCTGGTGCAAAGCGGCTGGCCGGTCGGTGCGCTGATCGCTGCCGGACTCACCGCCCTGCTGCTGCCGCATATCGGCTGGCAGGGTTGTTTCGTGTTTGCCGCGATACCGGCATTCGTCATTGCCGTGCTGGCTTACAAGCTCAAGGAGAGCCCGCAGTTTCAGGTGCATCAGCGTATTTCCCAGCTTCGCAAGGCTGGCCAGGATGCCGATGCCCGTGCTCTGGCCCGTGAATATGACGTGGACTACGAGGAGCATGCCAAGGCTGGGGTGGCGGCTGCGTTTCGCGGTGCCGCGCTGCGCCCGACCCTGGTGCTGAGCCTGGCGATCCTGCTCAACTGGTCGGCGATTCAGGTGTTCAGCGTGCTGGGTACCTCGGTGATCGTCAGCGTGCACAAACTGTCGTTCGAGAACTCGCTGGTGATCCTGGTGCTGTCCAATCTGGTCGGCTTCATCGGCTATCTGTTTCACGGCTGGCTGGGTGATCGCTTCGGTCGCCGCAACACCGTGGCGCTGGGCTGGATGTGCGGTGGTGTCGCCTTCTTCGCCATGGTTCAGGCGCCCAGCGACCTGGCGACCGTCATCGCGTTGTACAGCCTCGGCCTGTTCTTCCTGACCGGTCCGTACTCGGCCATGCTGTTCTTCATGGGTGAGAGCTTCCCCACCAGCATTCGCGCGACCGGCGGCGCCATCGTTCATGCCATGGGCCCGATTGGCGCGATCCTCGCCGGCCTCGGCATTACCGGGGTACTGACCAGCGGCGGTGAATGGCACAGCGCGGCTCTGTGGTTCGGTGCCCTGCCGTGTTTCCTGTCCGGTGTGGTGATGCTGGCCGCGCGTCACGTCGAACCGAACAGCGTCAAATGACCGAGGAGGCTCTTCCCATGACTCTACCCGTTGCCATGATTACCGGTGCCGCCAGCGGTATCGGTCAGGCTCTGGCCGTGGCGTATGCCAGAAGCGGCGTGCGTGTGGCCGGTGGCTATTTCGCCGGCGATCCCCATGACCCTGCCGAGACCCTGCGGCTGGTCGAGGGCGCAGGTGGCGAGTGCATCATGCTCGCTGCCGACGTTACCGACAGCGCCTCGCTGGACGCGCTGGCCGCTGCCGCCGTCGAGCGGTTCGGCCGTCTCGACTATGCGGTGGCCAATGCCGGCCTGCTGCGCCGCGCACCGCTGCTGGAAATGACCGACGAGCGCTGGAACGAGATGCTCGACGTCGACCTG encodes:
- a CDS encoding polysaccharide deacetylase family protein — encoded protein: MAKEIFVSIGVDVDAVAGWLGSYGGEDSPDDISRGLFAGEVGAPRLLKLFEKYGLRTTWFIPGHSVETFPEQMKAVADAGHEIGIHGYSHENPIAMTAEQEEIVLDKSIELITALAGKRPTGYVAPWWEFSNVTNELLLKKGIKYDHSLMHNDFHPYYVRVGDRWTKIDYSQHPDTWMKPLVRGEETSLVEIPANWYLDDLPPMMFIKKAPNSHGFVNPRHLEEMWRDQFDWVYREHDYAVFPITIHPDVSGRPQVLLMLERLIEHIKGHEGVHFVTMDEIADDFLRRQPHKR
- a CDS encoding GNAT family N-acetyltransferase — encoded protein: MSEQVENITYYLEMHSPEQVRAKPMPDDLQVVECRIKQFQLNRFLYQLVGGPWEWTDKLSWSDAQWRELVETDTHRTWVAYHQGAIAGYYELQRDADGSVEILYFGLAEAFFGQGFGGPLLTHALQSAWAWPGTRRVWVHTCTFDHPSALANYQARGLQLYRQEVEG
- a CDS encoding MFS transporter → MTTTHAATPTHVKESGTWKPVQLSSRDVTYSTWIAFFAWVFAVYDFILFGTLLPVMGGHFNWSEAEQAKIATWVALGGAIVAFGIGPLVDRIGRRGGIMVTIGGTAICSALTAVCAGMGKVPLILVRSVAGLGYAEEAVNATYLTEVYAASTDPKLIKRRGFIYSLVQSGWPVGALIAAGLTALLLPHIGWQGCFVFAAIPAFVIAVLAYKLKESPQFQVHQRISQLRKAGQDADARALAREYDVDYEEHAKAGVAAAFRGAALRPTLVLSLAILLNWSAIQVFSVLGTSVIVSVHKLSFENSLVILVLSNLVGFIGYLFHGWLGDRFGRRNTVALGWMCGGVAFFAMVQAPSDLATVIALYSLGLFFLTGPYSAMLFFMGESFPTSIRATGGAIVHAMGPIGAILAGLGITGVLTSGGEWHSAALWFGALPCFLSGVVMLAARHVEPNSVK
- a CDS encoding amidase — its product is MPGPSRALELAQAYAAGSTDPVEVLEAALAKAAELPAAFISLSAERGRREALASRSRWRAGQALSVLDGVPFAWKDLFDVAGSVTTAGSATRRELAPATADAALVGALTRAGLVNLGKTNLSEFAYSGLGLNPHFGTPINPFSGHEPRVPGGSSSGSAVAVAAGVVPLAMGTDTAGSIRVPAAFNGLVGYRSSRRRYAFDGVFPLARSLDALGPLARTVEDVVAVDSLLRGGPVSRRSTACSLFGVRVYVDPAWVDDSRVQPAVRQNLERALERLACAGAVVERKPIKAMREALAMIERGDWVGSAEAFALHESLLDSADAKRLDPRVRKRLEGARSIPASHQIRLYQQGESLRRQLVDELDGAFVITPTVAHVAPLLVPLEADEALFVATNLATLRLTMPGSLLDMPAVALPSGVDEHGLPTSLLLAAPSAADDLLLRAALAVEAALLP
- a CDS encoding GntR family transcriptional regulator, whose amino-acid sequence is MPAASAPQEESLAVSRYEMIRDTLRASITQGRAAPGLVLVEAPLAQLFGTSRVPVRQALNLLHDEGLICRFEGRGYLVNPHDAAVEPLRTPLTRQLLGLETEDELIDVRPLGERAYEDLAASVGTFMVFGHYRLDEQLAAEHLNVSRSVVREALMRLRDRGLVEKEPYSQWLAGPLTAQSVIDDYELRGLLEPQALRQSAPGLSQDALHGMLERIERARQASNGAERATIERIEHDLHVECLAGLRNQKMASLIRQCQSQMNIGRILHGALRRSLDEAMLDEHHQVIEALLAKDIDRAANALRHHLSCARERTLQRLKVLSVLPEPALPSYLIRLS